A stretch of Arachis hypogaea cultivar Tifrunner chromosome 15, arahy.Tifrunner.gnm2.J5K5, whole genome shotgun sequence DNA encodes these proteins:
- the LOC112751079 gene encoding LEAF RUST 10 DISEASE-RESISTANCEUS RECEPTOR-LIKE PROTEIN KINASE-like 1.2: MPVLSFVSQCFFFTNGSGSKHHASHPIIDSEVKGGSKLVPLDSEEPSSGDDEQHEPLDSKVQTSWDEPVVPVISDELPSDHDQNQSLLLVDSVYCHINEVFEYSELEEATNNFDPSRELGSGGYGTVYFGILKDGRHVAIKQLHKDMLRSLRLHDENSESNDRVTKFSNEFAILSHLKHGNLVQLYGCTSPQSHEVLLVQEYIPNGTAADHLLNRSSPPWSTRLNIAIQTAEALAYLHSSSIIHRNVKTSNILLDINLNAKVADFGLSRLFPEGVTHVSTDPAGTPGYVDPEYYEHGHLSEKSDVYSFGVILLELITSLPAYSEDDREPFLSNFAMVRISCGRLQSIVDRDLGFESDDWNTKTITAVAELACKCLQSQSKLRPSMEEVLNSLVRIKSC; the protein is encoded by the exons ATGCCAGTTCTCTCATTTGTATCTCAGTGTTTCTTCTTCACTAATGGTAGTGGAAGTAAACACCACGCTTCACATCCAATTATTGATTCTGAGGTGAAGGGGGGAAGCAAATTGGTGCCTCTGGATTCTGAGGAACCAAGCAGTGGTGATGATGAACAACATGAGCCTCTGGATTCTAAGGTTCAAACAAGCTGGGATGAACCGGTGGTTCCTGTGATCTCTGATGAGTTACCAAGTGATCATGATCAAAATCAATCACTTTTGTTGGTTGATTCTGTGTACTGCCACATAAATGAGGTGTTTGAGTATTCTGAACTTGAAGAAGCCACCAACAATTTTGACCCTAGTAGGGAACTTGGATCTGGAGGATATGGGACAGTTTATTTTG GAATACTCAAAGATGGACGTCATGTGGCAATAAAGCAGTTGCACAAAGACATGCTGAGGAGTTTAAGGTTGCATGACGAGAATTCCGAGAGCAATGATAGAGTCACCAAGTTCTCAAACGAATTTGCCATCTTATCTCACTTGAAGCATGGAAATCTTGTCCAGCTATATGGCTGCACCTCTCCTCAGAGCCATGAAGTACTGCTTGTGCAAGAGTACATTCCCAATGGAACCGCTGCAGATCATCTTCTCAACAGGAGCTCTCCTCCGTGGTCTACGCGACTAAACATCGCCATACAGACTGCAGAAGCATTGGCTTATCTACACAGTTCTAGCATAATCCACCGCAATGTGAAAACTAGCAACATTCTGCTTGACATAAATTTGAATGCTAAAGTTGCAGACTTTGGATTATCGCGCCTTTTCCCAGAAGGTGTAACTCATGTTTCCACTGATCCTGCTGGGACTCCGGGTTATGTTGATCCAGAGTACTATGAGCATGGCCATCTTTCTGAGAAGAGCGATGTGTATAGTTTCGGAGTAATATTGCTTGAGCTGATAACATCCCTGCCAGCATATAGTGAGGACGATAGAGAGCCTTTTCTTTCCAACTTTGCCATGGTTAGAATAAGCTGTGGGAGACTCCAGAGTATTGTTGACCGAGATCTTGGATTTGAGTCAGATGATTGGAATACTAAAACAATTACCGCAGTGGCAGAGTTGGCGTGTAAGTGTCTTCAGAGCCAAAGTAAATTGAGACCTTCCATGGAAGAGGTGTTGAATAGCCTTGTGAGAATTAAAAGTTGTTGA
- the LOC112747217 gene encoding protein MAIN-LIKE 2-like, whose product MVENYLRATGFYHVSRIGVIRGFHPLLAALVERWRPETHTFVLPVGEVTVTLEDVAHIFGLPIDGEPVSGWTDSSGDFLQSQSIAIFGREPVVSRSSKSYIKLGWVRRIRDAELLDTEESIRRYVRYQIFYLLGSTLFTDKSTAYTHAKYLPLLRDFERIHTYSWGSACLAHLYRALCRASRYDTKEMDGPLNLLFVWAWERMPCIAPVPRQTLPPAEIPVAMRWSHSERTTMWLSKTVASFRHDIDYMQEGSNIPIIRGSLSGGRTTD is encoded by the exons ATGGTCGAGAACTACTTACGCGCCACGGGATTCTACCACGTCTCTAGGATTGGGGTGATAAGAGGATTTCACCCCTTATTAGCTGCTCTGGTTGAGAGGTGGAGGCCGGAAACTCATACCTTTGTATTGCCGGTCGGTGAGGTTACAGTGACATTGGAAGATGTCGCTCATATATTTGGCCTACCCATTGATGGAGAGCCTGTGAGTGGATGGACTGATAGTAGTGGCGACTTCCTGCAGAGTCAGAGCATCGCGATATTTGGTCGTGAACCAGTAGTCAGTCGTTCCTCGAAATCCTATATAAAGTTGGGTTGGGTTCGACGTATTAGAGATGCAGAGCTGTTGGACACTGAGGAGTCCATTAGGAGATACGTCAGATATCAGATCTTCTATTTGTTAGGGTCGACCCTATTCACGGATAAGTCGACCGCATACACCCATGCGAAGTATCTACCATTACTTCGCGATTTCGAGCGGATCCATACATATAGTTGGGGTTCAGCATGTCTCGCACATCTTTACAGAGCACTATGCCGTGCATCACGATATGATACAAAGGAGATGGATGGCCCTCTGAATCTGTTGTTTGTTTGGGCATGGGAGCGAATGCCGTGTATTGCTCCCGTACCGAGACAGACCCTTCCACCGGCTGAAATACCAGTTGCCATGAG GTGGAGTCATTCGGAACGGACAACAATGTGGTTATCGAAGACCGTTGCGAGTTTCAGGCATGATATAGACTACATGCAGGAG GGTTCTAATATACCAATAATACGTGGCAGTTTGAGTGGCGGCCGTACGACGGATTGA
- the LOC140179385 gene encoding uncharacterized protein — MCVPPFMRELDLDAIHAPEFSEYANIGIANPEDGEFRIGMEYSSRKSVVAAIRSYTISRGVDYDVYESEPQTFYAKCKMYGRGCDWLIQASLIRKKGCWEIRRNNGRHMCTMGMISQDHSKLDSDTVAEAIRPLVETDPSIKVKSIIAEVQSRFNYTISYRKAWLEKQKSIAKVFGGWEDSYQALPWWLSIIVQKMPGSVVQIETRPLYNGNEEAHGVKILHRVFWSFNPCIRAFRHCKPLVQVDGTHLYRKYKGTFLVAVAQDGNQNIVPIAFALVEGETANAWHFFLEICECMLLEKTEWDIQERWRSNLPVLALVRATYYRLNELFTRKSAETHKRKRAGFTYSVFAQQRIEANIQQAGNIVVHWFDRRNEVFEVHKMTSGKVLVVDLARRTCNYGHFQVERLPCRHVIACCANQRLDWQFYVHDVYKITEVRKVYRFEFTPLGDPETWPAYEGPTLVANPALRRTSKGRPKLTRYLNEMDSHDMRGPRICRLCGAQGHSRSRCPQRAGPSGAGE, encoded by the exons ATGTGCGTTCCACCTTTTATGCGTGAGTTAGATCTCGACGCCATCCATGCCCCAGAATTTTCGGAATATGCAAACATAG GCATTGCTAATCCTGAGGACGGAGAGTTCCGGATTGGAATGGAATACAGTTCTAGAAAGTCAGTCGTCGCAGCAATTAGAAgttacactatctctagaggagttgacTATGATGTGTATGAGTCTGAACCACagacgttctatgcaaaatgcaagatgtATGGGCGTGGGTGCGACTGGCTTATCCAAGCCAGCTTGATACGGAAAAAAGGTTGCTGGGAGATACGCAGAAACAACGGTAGGCACATGTGTACAATGGGAATGATTTCACAAGATCATTCCAAGTTGGACTCGGATACAGTTGCTGAGGCGATAAGACCATTGGTCGAGACTGACCCGTCCATCAAGGTGAAATCTATAATAGCGGAAGTCCAGTCAAGGTTTAACTATACCATCAGTTACCGAAAGGCTTGGTTGGAAAAGCAGAAGTCCATAGCGAAGGTTTTTGGTGGTTGGGAGGATTCTTAccaagccttgccatggtggctcTCGATCATAGTTCAGAAGATGCCTGGTTCAGTTGTCCAAATAGAAACACGACCACTGTACAACGGGAATGAGGAAGCGCACGGTGTAAAAATACTTCATCGTGTATTttggagtttcaatccatgcatTAGGGCATTCAGGCATTGCAAGCCCCTAGTTCAGGTTGACGGCACACACCTGTACAGAAAATATAAAGGTACATTTCTAGTCGctgttgcacaagatgggaaccaGAATATTGTGCCTATCGCTTTTGCCTTGGTGGAAGGGGAGACAGCTAATGCGTGGCATTTTTTCTTAGAAATCTGCGAATGCATGTTGTTAGAAAAGACGGAGTGG GATATTCAAGAACGGTGGAGGAGTAATCTACCTGTGTTGGCGCTGGTCCGAGCAACATATTATCGGTTAAATGAACTGTTTACACGGAAGAGTGCCGAGACTCACAAACGGAAGCGTGCTGGATTTACTTACTCAGTATTTGCACAACAGCGGATAGAAGCAAATATACAACAAGCTGGGAATATAGTTGTGCACTGGTTCGATAGACGAAATGAGGTATTTGAGGTGCACAAAATGACTAGCGGAAAGGTGTTAGTTGTTGATCTTGCGCGACGGACGTGTAACTATGGGCACTTTCAGGTTGAACGACTACCATGTCGCCATGTTATTGCTTGTTGTGCTAACCAGCGTCTCGATTGGCAGTTTTATGTGCATGATGTGTACAAGATCACAGAGGTTCGTAAGGTATATAGATTTGAGTTCACACCATTAGGTGATCCCGAGACATGGCCTGCCTATGAGGGACCCACATTGGTCGCTAATCCCGCCTTGAGGCGAACGTCGAAAGGTCGGCCCAAATTGACCAGATACTTGAATGAAATGGACTCACACGACATGCGTGGTCCTCGGATATGCCGTCTCTGTGGTGCTCAGGGTCATAGTCGGAGTCGATGTCCTCAGCGTGCTGGACCGAGTGGTGCGGGagaatga
- the LOC140173136 gene encoding LEAF RUST 10 DISEASE-RESISTANCEUS RECEPTOR-LIKE PROTEIN KINASE-like 1.3 has protein sequence MHIFQQFLYEDLISNILPHKNLVSFHGCAFHHKEFLLAHEYLSNGTLASYLQLEMSQSSTLHWLTRLDIAIDAANALSYLHYHGIVHRNVKSHNILLDKNLCAKLGGLHLSRKLPEGVSIDDTYVTSDLVGTRGYIDPEYVSYGRVGATVDVYSFGVVLCELISSNSLSIGKVARKRVLLQF, from the coding sequence ATGCACATATTCCAGCAGTTCCTCTATGAAGATTTGATCTCAAATATCTTACCTCATAAGAATCTGGTGTCATTTCATGGTTGTGCCTTTCATCATAAGGAGTTCCTGCTAGCACATGAATACCTCTCAAATGGCACTCTTGCTTCTTATCTTCAACTTGAAATGTCACAAAGCAGCACACTGCATTGGCTCACTAGATTAGACATTGCAATTGATGCTGCAAATGCATTGAGCTATCTTCATTATCATGGCATCGTCCATCGCAATGTAAAATCCCACAATATTCTGCTAGACAAGAACCTTTGTGCTAAACTTGGTGGCTTACATTTGTCAAGGAAACTTCCAGAAGGAGTTTCAATCGATGATACCTATGTTACAAGTGATTTAGTAGGGACACGTGGTTACATAGACCCAGAATATGTATCATATGGCAGGGTTGGTGCCACAGTTGATGTTTACAGCTTTGGAGTGGTTTTGTGTGAGCTTATATCATCAAACTCGCTAAGTATTGGAAAGGTTGCGAGGAAGAGAGTATTGCTACAATTTTAA
- the LOC112751081 gene encoding LEAF RUST 10 DISEASE-RESISTANCEUS RECEPTOR-LIKE PROTEIN KINASE-like 1.4 yields the protein MNKVLDPRLGFQSDHKIKQMITAVAELALECMNSPQELRPNMEQVLEILNGIRKERFEVNSEKAFKIFHHAELEEATKHFDTCLGKGGFATVYYGKLKDGREIAVKHFHNEIEKSINQFMKEIEILSLLQHQNLVLLYGGSSRHRKNHLLVYEYISNGTLSKCLQGPSSEKLSWLTRLNIAIETATTLVYLHDSGIIHRNVKGSNILLDENLTVKVADFGLSRSLPSSITHVSTMPVGTHAYIDPDYYESGRVSDRSDVYSFGVVLFELISLKPPSLLDDGESVTLAKFGITKMLNNAMEELVDPIFKFGSDKKLMGNDNSCGRVSISVCAVS from the exons ATGAACAAGGTGTTGGATCCAAGACTTGGCTTCCAATCAGACCATAAAATCAAGCAGATGATAACTGCTGTAGCAGAGCTTGCACTTGAGTGCATGAATTCTCCACAAGAACTAAGGCCAAACATGGAACAAGTGCTAGAGATCCTCAATGGTATAAGAAAAGAGAGATTTGAAGTAAACTCAGAAAAAG CTTTTAAAATCTTCCACCATGCTGAACTTGAAGAAGCAACTAAACATTTTGACACTTGCCTTGGAAAGGGAGGGTTTGCCACTGTCTACTATG GAAAACTTAAGGATGGGCGCGAAATTGCAGTAAAACATTTCCACAACGAGATAGAAAAGTCCATCAATCAATTCATGAAAGAAATAGAGATCTTAAGTCTCTTGCAGCATCAAAATTTGGTGTTACTTTATGGCGGCAGCTCTCGTCACAGGAAGAACCATCTTCTAGTGTATGAGTACATCTCCAACGGCACCCTTTCTAAATGTCTTCAAGGACCTTCCAGTGAAAAGTTATCATGGCTTACTAGATTGAACATTGCCATTGAAACTGCAACCACGTTAGTATATCTTCATGATTCAGGCATCATCCATCGCAATGTGAAAGGAAGCAACATTCTCTTGGATGAAAACTTGACTGTTAAGGTTGCAGATTTtggactctcaaggtcacttccaaGTTCTATTACACATGTTTCAACCATGCCAGTGGGAACTCACGCTTACATAGATCCGGATTACTATGAATCTGGAAGAGTCAGTGATAGAAGTGATGTCTACAGCTTTGGCGTGGTCTTGTTTGAGCTCATATCATTGAAACCACCTAGCTTGTTGGATGATGGAGAGAGTGTTACTCTAGCCAAGTTTGGAATCACTAAGATGTTAAACAATGCAATGGAGGAGCTCGTGGATCCAATTTTCAAGTTTGGTTCAGATAAAAAGTTGATGGGAAATGATAACAGCTGTGGCAGAGTTAGCATTTCAGTGTGTGCAGTGTCCTAA